One genomic region from Strix uralensis isolate ZFMK-TIS-50842 chromosome 5, bStrUra1, whole genome shotgun sequence encodes:
- the LOC141944062 gene encoding histone H2B 5-like, translated as MPEPAKSTSAPKKGSKKAVTKTQKKGDKKRHKSRKESYSIYVYKVLKQVHPDTGISSKAMGIMNSFVNDIFERIAGEASRLAHYNKRSTITSREIQTAVRLLLPGELAKHAVSEGTKAVTKYTSSK; from the coding sequence ATGCCAGAGCCAGCAAAGTCCACCTCTGCCCCCAAAAAGGGCTCCAAGAAAGCCGTGACAAAGACCCAGAAGAAGGGCGATAAGAAGCGGCACAAGAGCAGGAAAGAGAGCTACTCCATCTACGTCTACAAGGTGCTGAAGCAGGTCCACCCCGACACCGGCATCTCCTCCAAGGCCATGGGCATCATGAACTCCTTTGTCAATGACATCTTTGAGCGCATCGCTGGAGAAGCCTCCCGTCTGGCCCATTACAACAAGCGCTCCACCATCACCTCCCGGGAGATTCAGACGGCCGTGCGCCTGCTGCTCCCGGGAGAGCTGGCCAAGCACGCCGTCTCAGAGGGCACCAAGGCTGTCACCAAGTACACGAGCTCCAAGTAG